A genome region from Oceanispirochaeta sp. M1 includes the following:
- a CDS encoding NAD(P)-dependent oxidoreductase, whose amino-acid sequence MNIKNIAWIGTGVMGRSMCLHLMDKGYEISVYNRTKSKADDLIAAGAKWCDSPGEAASGADVIFTIVGYPKDVETVILGENGVLDNAKKGAVIVDMTTSEPSLAVKIAEKAAAVNVGSIDAPVSGGDLGARNGTLAIMCGGDKNVFDTVLPLMEAFGKNIKLMGAAGAGQHTKMCNQILIATNMIGVVESLLYGHKAGMDMNEIIDVIGSGAAASWSINNLGRRIADGNFDPGFFIKHFVKDMGIALKEAQAMNLSLPGLAMANQFYTAAMAQGLQDMGTQGLYKVFEGMNSPG is encoded by the coding sequence ATGGATAAGGGTTATGAAATATCTGTCTATAACAGAACAAAATCCAAGGCAGACGATCTAATTGCCGCAGGGGCAAAGTGGTGTGATTCACCGGGAGAGGCTGCATCAGGTGCAGATGTTATTTTTACAATTGTAGGATATCCGAAGGATGTGGAAACCGTCATTCTCGGTGAAAACGGAGTCCTTGATAATGCAAAAAAGGGTGCTGTCATTGTAGATATGACCACCAGCGAACCTTCACTGGCTGTTAAAATTGCAGAGAAAGCTGCTGCCGTGAACGTAGGTTCAATTGATGCACCCGTCTCAGGCGGAGATCTGGGAGCCAGAAACGGAACCCTGGCTATCATGTGCGGCGGGGATAAGAATGTATTTGATACGGTCCTTCCCCTGATGGAAGCCTTCGGAAAAAATATAAAACTTATGGGTGCCGCCGGAGCCGGTCAGCATACAAAGATGTGCAACCAGATTCTGATTGCCACAAATATGATCGGTGTTGTTGAATCACTGCTTTACGGGCATAAGGCCGGAATGGATATGAATGAGATCATTGATGTTATCGGAAGCGGTGCAGCTGCATCCTGGTCCATAAACAATCTTGGACGCCGTATTGCCGATGGAAATTTTGATCCCGGTTTCTTTATCAAGCATTTTGTCAAAGATATGGGGATAGCACTCAAAGAAGCTCAGGCCATGAATCTCTCTCTACCCGGTCTTGCCATGGCCAACCAGTTCTATACTGCTGCCATGGCTCAGGGTCTCCAAGACATGGGAACTCAGGGGCTCTACAAGGTCTTTGAAGGCATGAACAGTCCCGGGTAG
- a CDS encoding TIGR03905 family TSCPD domain-containing protein, with product MEKIEYTPEGTCSKKISIVLEDDRVTSLDFKMGCPGNLQAVKALVEGMKREDVIARLKGINCYGKGTSCPDQLAIALSGQDAKDAQKDQDTDESEAC from the coding sequence ATGGAAAAAATCGAGTATACCCCGGAAGGGACCTGCTCCAAGAAAATCAGTATCGTCCTTGAGGACGATCGGGTAACATCGCTTGATTTTAAAATGGGCTGTCCCGGCAACCTGCAGGCTGTTAAAGCCCTGGTTGAAGGGATGAAGAGAGAAGATGTCATAGCCAGACTGAAAGGGATCAACTGCTATGGAAAAGGGACATCCTGTCCCGACCAGCTGGCAATTGCCCTTTCAGGACAGGATGCAAAGGATGCTCAGAAAGATCAGGACACTGACGAATCAGAAGCCTGCTGA
- a CDS encoding xanthine dehydrogenase family protein subunit M, translating into MVDFYYPESVDEALVLRAEHHAIPLAGGTDLMVRYENWSSLPANIPGSVMSVQQLKDLHYIREEEGYLCIGGALPLNSVIEDERIPRCLALALDEIAAPSLRNLATLAGNIQNASPAADSIPPLLIMDAEVNLISQNGSRIVSIRDFITGPGKTDLKDNELIESVRIPLDFIKKEKQGILSYRKVGTRKANALSKLSVCFWAECEDGRLKDIRMALGAVAATVVRLKDAEDKLKGVSLDELGSVWKDVRLEFEKAVRPIDDQRSTAFYRKRTALKLLDAFIQQASDSSVS; encoded by the coding sequence ATGGTAGATTTTTATTATCCTGAATCAGTGGATGAAGCCCTTGTTTTAAGAGCCGAGCATCATGCTATACCTCTGGCGGGTGGAACAGATCTTATGGTCCGATATGAGAACTGGAGCAGTCTTCCTGCAAATATTCCCGGATCTGTAATGTCAGTGCAGCAGCTGAAAGATCTGCACTATATAAGAGAAGAAGAGGGATATCTTTGTATCGGCGGAGCTCTGCCTCTCAACTCTGTTATCGAGGATGAAAGAATCCCCCGCTGTCTGGCCCTGGCTCTGGATGAAATTGCCGCTCCCTCACTGAGGAACCTGGCGACACTTGCGGGCAATATTCAGAATGCTTCTCCAGCTGCCGATTCCATCCCTCCTCTTTTGATTATGGATGCGGAAGTGAATCTGATTTCTCAGAATGGCAGCCGGATTGTGTCTATACGGGATTTTATTACGGGTCCCGGTAAGACAGATTTGAAAGATAATGAACTGATTGAATCAGTCCGTATCCCTCTCGATTTTATTAAGAAAGAAAAGCAGGGTATCCTGAGTTATAGAAAAGTCGGAACAAGAAAGGCCAACGCCCTTTCCAAGCTCTCTGTCTGTTTCTGGGCGGAGTGTGAAGACGGCCGTTTAAAGGATATCCGTATGGCCCTGGGTGCCGTTGCAGCCACTGTTGTCCGTCTAAAGGATGCCGAAGATAAACTAAAGGGTGTCAGCCTGGATGAACTGGGTTCTGTGTGGAAAGATGTGCGCCTTGAATTTGAAAAGGCCGTCCGGCCCATAGATGATCAGCGTTCAACTGCCTTCTATCGGAAACGTACGGCCCTCAAGTTATTGGATGCCTTTATTCAGCAGGCTTCTGATTCGTCAGTGTCCTGA
- a CDS encoding (2Fe-2S)-binding protein, which translates to MKDNKIEFTVNGENKIYDGDPLRRLLDVLREDYEMPGAKEGCGEGECGACSILLDGKLVNSCVVAMGTIQGKEVMTIEGLKENERGKCIVEAFADAGAVQCGFCTPGMVMASEALLRQNPKPDEQAIRKGISGNLCRCTGYDQIVDAVKMASERGDGLW; encoded by the coding sequence ATGAAGGACAATAAAATAGAGTTTACGGTAAACGGAGAGAATAAAATTTACGACGGTGATCCTCTTCGCCGGCTGTTGGATGTTCTGCGGGAAGACTATGAGATGCCTGGAGCAAAAGAAGGCTGCGGAGAGGGTGAATGCGGTGCCTGCAGTATTCTTCTGGACGGTAAACTGGTTAACAGCTGTGTTGTCGCCATGGGAACCATACAGGGAAAGGAAGTGATGACTATTGAAGGTCTCAAAGAGAATGAGCGGGGTAAGTGTATTGTCGAAGCCTTTGCCGATGCAGGAGCTGTTCAGTGCGGTTTTTGTACACCCGGTATGGTTATGGCTTCAGAGGCTCTCCTCAGACAGAATCCTAAACCCGATGAACAGGCCATTCGCAAAGGAATCTCCGGAAACCTCTGCCGTTGTACCGGTTATGATCAGATTGTGGATGCAGTTAAAATGGCCTCAGAAAGAGGGGATGGACTATGGTAG
- a CDS encoding xanthine dehydrogenase family protein molybdopterin-binding subunit produces MSHSISTTVRRKDAVAKASGVTEYLSDQFLHSPLHAKCYYSSIARGQIISRILPDLPEDYFIIGADDIPGKNNLHMIIEDWPVFADKDVRYLGQIVYLVIGPDKAKVLELHSQIKIEYKEDTPCYTLEDSMTLVGGAQHEDDNVYTRYDIHHGNIEVPFEKAHRILEKEYYTGYQEHVYMEPQSMFAYWEDDSFVLHASAQCPFYIRKSLVGALGMEPEKIRIIQSTTGGAFGGKEHFPDVLAGPLAVAVYKIRKPIKLVLDRKEDLAYSIKRHPSSVNIRTAVDKKGKILAHDIDLRLDGGAFSSCSAVVLARAVFTISNVYNFPNVKVCGRAYCTNKVPSDAFRGFGAPQAVFAIESHMNYLAYELAVNPLEFRQPYLLKQGSPTITDGVVHEKVMLPEMTKRALEMSGYKEKFEEYKNVPGKGIGFSYFLHGCGFTGNGERDLIKARIYLKKDESDQVFIYASNVEMGQGLSTTFCKVAAKSLDIPLEQVDYVGPDTSIVPDSGPTVASRSISVVGFLVQKAAERLKEEWVSGEAQSITQDYSPPEGMVEWDQDALKGDAYPAYSWGVNIVEVEVDPLTCEVDTKGIWGVYEVGVPIDRQIVEGQIIGGMVQALGYSHLEKLECVDGRFKQATMADYMIPTSMDFPSTQSDIVDNPFEYGAFGAKGAGEMVFDGAAPAFGAAVSQAVDAIIDEVPVLPETLMELTDEGQ; encoded by the coding sequence ATGTCTCATTCAATAAGTACCACAGTACGTAGAAAAGATGCCGTTGCAAAGGCTTCGGGAGTCACCGAATATCTGTCGGACCAGTTTCTCCATTCTCCCCTTCATGCAAAATGTTATTACTCTTCCATCGCGAGAGGACAAATAATTTCGAGAATACTTCCTGATCTGCCGGAGGATTATTTCATCATCGGTGCCGATGATATTCCCGGAAAAAACAACCTTCATATGATAATTGAGGACTGGCCTGTCTTTGCAGATAAGGATGTCCGTTATTTAGGACAGATTGTCTATCTGGTAATCGGTCCGGACAAGGCGAAGGTTCTTGAGCTTCATTCTCAGATTAAGATTGAATATAAAGAGGATACTCCCTGTTATACTCTTGAGGATTCAATGACTCTTGTGGGTGGAGCACAGCATGAGGATGACAATGTTTATACCCGCTATGATATCCATCACGGAAATATTGAAGTTCCCTTTGAAAAGGCTCACCGGATTCTTGAAAAAGAGTACTACACCGGGTATCAGGAACATGTTTATATGGAACCCCAGAGTATGTTCGCATACTGGGAGGATGATTCCTTTGTACTTCATGCTTCGGCGCAGTGTCCCTTCTATATCCGGAAATCCCTGGTAGGTGCCCTGGGGATGGAGCCTGAGAAAATCAGGATTATTCAAAGTACCACGGGGGGCGCCTTCGGAGGGAAAGAACACTTTCCTGATGTTCTGGCGGGTCCACTGGCAGTGGCTGTCTATAAGATAAGAAAACCCATTAAACTGGTTCTGGACAGAAAGGAGGATCTTGCCTATTCCATTAAAAGGCATCCCTCGTCAGTTAATATCAGAACGGCAGTTGATAAAAAAGGAAAAATCCTGGCCCATGATATTGATCTGCGTCTTGATGGAGGTGCTTTTTCAAGCTGCTCAGCCGTTGTACTTGCACGAGCCGTTTTTACGATTTCCAATGTTTACAATTTTCCCAATGTGAAAGTCTGTGGAAGAGCTTACTGCACAAACAAGGTTCCTTCTGATGCATTCAGGGGATTCGGTGCACCCCAGGCGGTTTTCGCCATTGAGTCTCATATGAACTATCTGGCCTATGAATTGGCAGTAAATCCTCTTGAGTTCAGACAGCCCTACCTGCTGAAACAGGGATCCCCGACAATCACCGACGGAGTGGTTCATGAAAAGGTCATGCTTCCTGAGATGACAAAACGGGCTCTCGAGATGTCAGGATATAAAGAAAAATTTGAAGAGTATAAGAATGTTCCGGGTAAAGGGATCGGATTTTCCTACTTCCTCCATGGATGCGGTTTTACCGGAAACGGTGAGAGAGACCTTATCAAGGCCCGGATTTATCTGAAGAAGGATGAGAGTGATCAGGTCTTTATCTATGCTTCCAATGTGGAGATGGGCCAGGGGCTGAGCACAACTTTCTGTAAAGTAGCAGCTAAATCTCTGGATATCCCCCTGGAGCAGGTTGATTATGTCGGCCCTGATACATCCATTGTTCCTGACTCCGGACCAACCGTTGCCTCCCGTTCTATTTCTGTGGTCGGTTTTCTGGTGCAGAAAGCAGCAGAGAGGCTGAAGGAGGAGTGGGTCTCCGGTGAGGCACAGTCAATCACTCAGGATTATTCTCCGCCCGAAGGTATGGTTGAGTGGGATCAGGATGCCCTCAAGGGTGATGCCTATCCCGCCTACAGCTGGGGTGTGAATATTGTAGAGGTTGAAGTAGATCCTCTGACCTGCGAAGTTGACACAAAGGGGATCTGGGGTGTCTATGAAGTGGGTGTTCCCATTGACCGCCAGATTGTTGAAGGACAGATTATCGGCGGAATGGTGCAAGCCCTGGGATACAGTCACCTGGAAAAACTTGAATGTGTTGACGGCCGCTTTAAACAGGCGACCATGGCCGATTATATGATTCCAACCAGTATGGATTTTCCCTCCACACAGAGTGATATTGTGGATAATCCTTTTGAATACGGAGCTTTCGGTGCCAAAGGGGCCGGAGAGATGGTGTTTGACGGAGCAGCTCCCGCTTTCGGAGCGGCTGTTTCTCAGGCGGTAGATGCAATAATTGACGAGGTCCCGGTATTACCGGAAACCCTGATGGAGCTGACAGATGAAGGACAATAA
- a CDS encoding histone-like protein, with amino-acid sequence MAEKETLVVSSKVKNYIKGNGDLKCSAKVIDVLSDKIREMCDAAIENAKNDKRKTVQEKDF; translated from the coding sequence ATGGCTGAAAAAGAAACCCTGGTGGTATCATCAAAGGTTAAGAACTACATCAAAGGTAATGGGGATCTTAAATGTTCCGCAAAAGTAATTGATGTACTGTCAGACAAAATCAGAGAAATGTGTGACGCTGCAATCGAAAATGCAAAAAACGATAAAAGAAAAACAGTTCAAGAAAAAGATTTCTAA
- a CDS encoding DUF4105 domain-containing protein → MRRFSLILLFLLTMLLPLAGEEKMNCYLLTVGPGEALYSWFGHTGIIIEEGDESRFYDFGNFSFESESFYKNFAMGRLIYLKIGVSGNAYLNFIVRENRDVTVQQLNIPQDKIREMRDNLEKNTLPENNTYLYHHYRDNCSTRPRDIINKALDGQLKTVSSIPSGESYRTMFRSRTSHSFFPDWLLSMLQGRSIDEGITYWDTMFLPDELMRQLDELTVDLDGVTESVVLEKAVIAESSSPRVIPDKVPSNGFEALFFGLAAGVLFLILQWMSGSSSRAAVISGKISFTVIMTAVSLFGLLFYFITFFTDHDVARQNINILLIHPFYIIPAVSLIRNRMKNFFIFWKVQQVLWLLMLIINLIFWHQENLRTAVFFELIILINLLGQYHPVFLKSGKSS, encoded by the coding sequence TTGAGACGTTTTTCACTCATTCTGCTGTTTCTACTTACTATGCTGCTCCCCCTTGCAGGAGAAGAAAAAATGAACTGCTATCTACTGACAGTTGGTCCCGGTGAGGCTCTATATTCATGGTTCGGCCATACGGGGATTATCATTGAAGAGGGAGATGAAAGCCGTTTTTACGACTTCGGAAACTTTTCATTTGAATCGGAAAGCTTCTATAAAAACTTTGCCATGGGCCGGCTTATCTATCTGAAGATCGGAGTCTCCGGAAATGCCTACCTGAACTTCATAGTACGTGAAAACCGGGATGTAACTGTTCAGCAGCTCAATATACCCCAGGATAAAATCAGGGAGATGAGAGACAACCTGGAAAAAAATACACTCCCTGAAAATAATACCTATCTTTACCACCATTACCGGGATAACTGTTCGACAAGGCCCAGAGATATAATCAACAAGGCCCTGGACGGACAGCTAAAGACTGTCAGCAGTATCCCTTCCGGCGAAAGCTATCGTACAATGTTCAGAAGCCGGACAAGCCATAGTTTTTTCCCGGACTGGCTCCTCTCTATGCTTCAGGGACGAAGCATAGATGAAGGGATTACCTACTGGGATACAATGTTCCTTCCTGATGAGCTTATGAGGCAGCTGGATGAACTGACCGTTGATTTAGATGGAGTAACAGAGAGTGTTGTTTTAGAGAAAGCTGTGATTGCAGAGTCCAGCTCTCCGAGAGTAATACCTGATAAGGTACCTTCAAACGGATTCGAGGCACTCTTCTTCGGCCTTGCTGCAGGAGTTCTGTTTCTTATTCTGCAGTGGATGAGCGGGTCATCCTCACGGGCTGCTGTAATAAGCGGAAAAATAAGCTTTACCGTAATAATGACGGCAGTTTCACTGTTTGGACTGCTTTTCTACTTTATCACATTCTTCACAGATCATGATGTAGCCCGGCAGAATATCAATATTCTGCTGATACACCCTTTTTATATTATTCCTGCGGTCTCACTTATAAGAAACCGGATGAAAAACTTCTTTATTTTCTGGAAAGTTCAGCAGGTCCTCTGGCTGCTGATGCTGATTATCAATCTGATATTCTGGCATCAGGAAAACCTTCGGACCGCCGTCTTTTTTGAACTTATTATTCTTATTAATTTACTGGGGCAGTACCACCCTGTTTTCCTTAAATCCGGGAAAAGCAGCTGA
- a CDS encoding insulinase family protein: MSEHKYPSAFELLSVDELDEYRGKGYFYKHKVTGCEIYHVHNDDEENVFSFNFRTPPSDSSGVAHILEHSVLCGSRNFPVKDPFLSMMKGSVNTFLNAMTYPDKTLYPAASVLEKDFFNLMDVYGDAVFFPQLKEEVFRQEGHRLELDDQGRLVRTGIVYNEMKGNYSSQEGIASEWSIRSLFPDNTYSVDSGGDPDFIHTLSYEDFVDFHSRWYHPSNCRIFLYGNIPSEKTLNFIEDRFLKEFSRKEIASDVAFQKSWESPRVLEETWPLGEGDSTEGKSTISMNWKIFGHGDPVRQQSMSILTEMLIGNAGAPLYKALLESGLGDDLSPVSGVDYDLNEGVFTVALRGTDPDNAEALKELVFKTLSDLAEKGFDEDLKESCLRLVEFREREIKGGGPFGMRLLRKVLKGWNYGFNPEQSIRFAPVMEEIRKLSEKPAYFESILKEWILENSHWSLVTVRPDTQSQSRQEKALRDELDALQSSYSKDDTKAMEEKNKALEAFQNMEDTGEVPFLHKSDIPVKVKNLPFEKLSSSQGTVLGQGVFTNGILYNDMAFSLKDLDSRYYPYLPLFSKLLAGCGLPGISYDVVTRELALKTGGFGANLEAGHKVGDASDEKPEVFLYIRLKMLEGQRQEALDLASSLLLNADFDNLVRMEQILVELWNDLKSSLVPGGHSYVLIRGCSRFSSSAMLEDQMFGISQIQFLEKLLSHKERLPELSALMNELRSRIFCSSNLTVSLTMDDKAVDAHRESMIEFWMEKLPVSPVSGPISSALADDIEMPSGAPDLTIAEGLSISTSVGFVGKAVRGSSLADKEHASDSLLSHLLKTGPLWEKIRMKGGAYGAFSHLSGLDRIFSFATYRDPEIEKSLDAFKESIEEYLEFSDEEELEKALISVVGKEMKPLCPSEKSMIVLKRYLYDINDKLRQDKRDSLMNCSPAEIRNSGKILLSRWDEDAVTVMAHPDKLDSASAAFPGFKENRVVLPQ; this comes from the coding sequence ATGTCAGAACACAAGTATCCCTCTGCCTTCGAACTGCTTTCTGTGGATGAACTGGATGAGTACAGAGGCAAAGGTTATTTCTATAAACATAAAGTCACCGGATGTGAGATCTATCATGTCCATAATGATGATGAGGAGAATGTTTTCTCCTTTAACTTCCGTACACCCCCTTCAGACAGCAGCGGTGTGGCCCATATTCTGGAGCATTCTGTTTTATGCGGTTCCAGAAACTTCCCCGTAAAAGATCCCTTTCTTTCGATGATGAAAGGGAGTGTAAATACTTTTCTCAATGCCATGACCTATCCGGACAAGACTCTATATCCTGCAGCCAGCGTTCTGGAAAAGGATTTTTTCAATCTGATGGATGTCTATGGTGATGCTGTATTCTTTCCTCAGCTTAAGGAAGAGGTCTTCCGTCAGGAGGGGCATCGCCTGGAACTGGATGATCAGGGCAGGCTTGTCAGAACAGGTATTGTCTATAATGAGATGAAGGGAAATTACTCTTCACAAGAGGGAATCGCCTCTGAGTGGTCCATCAGGTCCCTTTTTCCGGATAACACATACAGTGTGGATTCAGGAGGAGATCCTGACTTTATTCACACACTCAGTTATGAAGACTTTGTTGATTTTCACAGCCGCTGGTATCACCCCTCCAATTGCCGTATTTTTCTCTATGGGAATATACCTTCTGAAAAGACTCTGAACTTTATTGAAGACCGTTTTCTTAAGGAGTTCAGCAGGAAGGAAATAGCATCGGATGTTGCTTTTCAGAAGTCCTGGGAGAGCCCGAGGGTCCTTGAGGAAACATGGCCTCTGGGAGAAGGGGACAGTACCGAGGGGAAAAGTACCATCAGCATGAACTGGAAGATCTTCGGTCATGGTGATCCGGTACGTCAGCAGAGTATGTCCATACTGACAGAGATGCTTATCGGAAATGCAGGAGCTCCTCTTTACAAGGCACTCCTTGAATCCGGTCTGGGTGATGATCTGTCCCCTGTGAGCGGTGTTGATTATGATCTGAATGAAGGCGTTTTTACAGTAGCCCTCCGTGGAACTGATCCTGATAATGCGGAAGCCCTGAAGGAGCTTGTCTTTAAAACTCTCAGTGATCTTGCAGAGAAGGGTTTTGATGAAGACCTGAAAGAGAGCTGCCTGCGTCTTGTGGAATTCCGTGAGCGGGAGATCAAGGGGGGCGGTCCCTTTGGAATGAGGCTGTTGAGAAAGGTGCTTAAAGGCTGGAACTATGGTTTTAACCCTGAGCAATCCATCCGTTTTGCTCCTGTGATGGAGGAGATCAGAAAGCTATCTGAAAAACCTGCCTATTTTGAGTCGATTCTGAAGGAATGGATTCTTGAAAACAGTCACTGGTCCCTCGTAACTGTCCGTCCCGACACACAGAGCCAAAGCCGTCAGGAAAAGGCACTCCGGGACGAACTGGATGCTCTGCAAAGCTCTTACTCCAAAGATGATACCAAGGCAATGGAAGAGAAGAACAAGGCTCTTGAAGCCTTTCAGAATATGGAAGATACGGGAGAGGTTCCCTTTCTTCATAAATCGGATATCCCGGTTAAAGTTAAAAATCTTCCATTTGAAAAACTTTCCAGCTCTCAGGGAACTGTTCTGGGGCAGGGGGTATTTACTAACGGCATCCTCTATAACGATATGGCTTTTTCGCTCAAGGATCTGGATTCCAGGTATTATCCCTATCTTCCCCTGTTTTCCAAACTTCTGGCCGGATGCGGGCTGCCGGGAATCTCCTATGATGTTGTGACCCGTGAACTCGCCCTTAAAACAGGCGGTTTTGGCGCTAATCTTGAAGCTGGTCATAAAGTAGGGGATGCCTCTGATGAAAAGCCCGAAGTTTTTCTCTACATCCGTCTGAAGATGCTTGAAGGACAGAGACAGGAGGCCCTCGATCTGGCTTCATCACTTCTCCTCAATGCCGATTTTGACAACCTTGTCCGTATGGAGCAGATATTGGTTGAACTCTGGAATGATCTGAAATCATCTCTGGTTCCGGGAGGACACTCTTATGTCCTCATACGGGGCTGCAGCCGTTTCAGCAGTTCTGCCATGCTTGAAGATCAGATGTTCGGCATCAGTCAGATTCAGTTTCTCGAAAAACTGCTCAGCCATAAGGAAAGACTCCCCGAACTCTCCGCTCTGATGAATGAACTGAGATCCAGAATATTCTGCAGCAGTAATCTGACTGTCAGTCTCACAATGGATGATAAGGCTGTGGATGCTCACAGAGAGAGTATGATTGAATTCTGGATGGAAAAACTTCCTGTATCTCCTGTTTCAGGTCCCATCAGTTCTGCTCTGGCAGATGATATTGAAATGCCTTCAGGAGCTCCGGATCTAACCATTGCCGAAGGGCTCAGCATTTCCACATCAGTGGGGTTTGTCGGCAAGGCTGTGAGAGGAAGCTCTCTGGCGGATAAAGAGCATGCCTCAGATTCTCTTCTCAGTCATCTTTTAAAAACCGGTCCCCTCTGGGAGAAAATCAGGATGAAGGGTGGTGCCTACGGTGCTTTCAGTCATCTCTCCGGCCTGGACAGAATATTCTCATTTGCGACATACAGGGACCCCGAAATAGAGAAGTCTCTTGATGCTTTTAAGGAGAGTATTGAGGAATATCTTGAGTTCAGTGATGAGGAAGAGTTGGAAAAAGCTCTTATTTCAGTAGTCGGTAAGGAGATGAAACCACTCTGCCCCTCAGAAAAGAGCATGATCGTACTAAAACGTTATCTCTATGATATCAATGACAAGCTGCGCCAGGATAAACGGGACAGTCTTATGAACTGCAGTCCTGCAGAGATCCGCAACTCCGGTAAAATTCTCTTATCCCGATGGGATGAAGATGCAGTCACAGTTATGGCACATCCGGATAAGCTGGATTCGGCATCAGCTGCTTTTCCCGGATTTAAGGAAAACAGGGTGGTACTGCCCCAGTAA
- a CDS encoding rhodanese-like domain-containing protein: MIQWLQYIIIVLGIAGLSTLAGVYRMRRNREQQKNLSLNSTLQKLISQDQYEYYLIDVRSEAEYRKGHIPTAINVPYGLLGTFLPTDKLFTNMVVYGRSPLQSSRAAAILSDAGYFNVTSFGPIFKWRGPVSRGKSGGNDKKSEDSSSSSPA; the protein is encoded by the coding sequence ATGATTCAGTGGCTGCAGTATATAATAATCGTCCTTGGAATTGCTGGTTTATCCACTCTGGCCGGAGTGTATAGAATGCGTCGGAATAGAGAACAGCAAAAAAACCTTTCTTTAAACAGCACATTACAGAAACTTATAAGTCAGGATCAGTATGAGTATTATCTCATCGATGTCCGCTCTGAAGCTGAATACCGGAAGGGTCATATTCCCACAGCCATAAATGTTCCCTATGGTCTGCTCGGTACTTTTCTACCTACAGATAAACTTTTTACCAATATGGTCGTTTACGGCCGTTCTCCTCTGCAGTCCTCCCGGGCGGCGGCTATTCTCAGTGATGCGGGTTATTTCAATGTGACCAGTTTCGGGCCTATCTTCAAATGGAGAGGACCCGTAAGCCGAGGGAAGAGCGGGGGAAATGACAAAAAATCAGAAGATTCCAGCAGCTCCTCTCCCGCCTGA
- the rpsU gene encoding 30S ribosomal protein S21 produces MANIRISDDEPLEKAIKRFKRMVEKEGIIREWKKREYFEKPSTIKNRKKKAMIRKQAKKLRKTETTRR; encoded by the coding sequence ATCGCCAACATAAGAATTAGTGATGACGAGCCCCTAGAAAAGGCAATCAAAAGGTTCAAGCGTATGGTGGAAAAAGAAGGAATTATCCGCGAATGGAAAAAACGTGAATACTTCGAAAAACCCTCCACGATCAAAAACCGGAAGAAAAAAGCCATGATCAGAAAACAGGCTAAGAAACTCAGAAAAACTGAGACTACCCGGAGATAA
- a CDS encoding M23 family metallopeptidase, which translates to MKKRIILRILILFFICSLSINLNAESLLSTPHAFPGDILTAVVYQGSDEDEILFMLKDEKGVVRSNAPGLHFEMEEVPGNSYIGLLGLNSDLKAGNYKLRAEIRNSGGLSVYERPVLIRSRDFKTEDIPLNQEMTSLRTDDSEERRDQARRLWALLNRRSEAAVHSKGVFLSPVKEFIMTSWYGDRRTYVYTGGEKASSLHNGIDMAADTGTEILTPLEGTVVMVEDRIITGNTVVLEHLPGVYSLYYHMDSVNVKLGDMVSQGDFLGTVGSTGLVTGPHLHWEFRVNTIPVDPERYLSRPLIDKDEILTIINDTKERS; encoded by the coding sequence TTGAAAAAGCGAATAATCCTCAGAATCCTGATCTTGTTTTTTATCTGCTCCCTGAGCATCAATCTGAATGCGGAAAGTCTCCTTTCAACACCTCATGCCTTTCCAGGGGATATTCTGACGGCCGTTGTGTATCAGGGTAGTGATGAAGATGAGATTCTTTTTATGCTCAAGGATGAGAAAGGGGTTGTCCGCTCGAATGCACCGGGGCTTCACTTTGAGATGGAAGAAGTTCCCGGAAACAGTTATATCGGCTTATTGGGGCTGAACTCAGATCTGAAAGCCGGCAATTACAAACTCAGAGCGGAAATCAGAAACTCAGGGGGACTTTCAGTTTATGAACGTCCTGTTCTTATCCGTTCACGAGATTTCAAAACAGAAGATATACCACTGAATCAGGAGATGACAAGTCTTCGGACTGATGACTCTGAAGAACGGAGGGATCAGGCCAGGCGTTTATGGGCACTTTTGAATAGACGCTCTGAAGCTGCTGTCCACTCGAAAGGTGTATTTTTATCACCTGTTAAAGAATTCATAATGACTTCCTGGTATGGAGATAGAAGGACTTATGTTTATACAGGAGGGGAAAAGGCCTCCTCCCTTCATAACGGCATAGATATGGCCGCCGATACGGGTACCGAGATCCTTACTCCTCTGGAAGGAACAGTCGTTATGGTGGAAGACAGAATTATAACCGGAAATACGGTAGTTCTGGAGCATCTGCCCGGGGTTTATTCACTCTATTATCATATGGACAGTGTAAATGTGAAGCTTGGAGATATGGTTTCACAGGGTGATTTTCTGGGTACTGTAGGGAGCACAGGACTGGTGACCGGACCCCATCTACACTGGGAGTTCCGTGTAAACACAATTCCTGTTGACCCGGAGAGATATCTTTCCCGTCCCCTTATTGACAAAGATGAAATATTGACCATAATAAACGATACTAAAGAACGATCCTAA